From Asterias rubens chromosome 3, eAstRub1.3, whole genome shotgun sequence, the proteins below share one genomic window:
- the LOC117287741 gene encoding transmembrane protein 169-like, producing the protein MPKSPFKKKHVKFATEDDYLAIDGSSNKSNGESSESSLQSQNQLQTSENQRGKAETHHNLRSRPPGSQTSDIEIIVENEDGVMQPRYHHNHQDGTSEHCSGCHMLGQTTKHREIVTDDLSDDNDEESCGYSPQQGPHIILMTILCIPFVFVVALVVAGYLGVLTWYNIFLYYYDERGWIHRIVICPLLILSFPPVILVAALCIAVYSSFNQISWYMTSWRTSVTDLEKGFYAWLCFRIGLQECAPYEVITLDDEEEDGFGRTVSHAVSAM; encoded by the coding sequence ATGCCTAAGTCACCCTTTAAAAAGAAGCATGTGAAGTTTGCCACTGAGGACGATTATTTAGCCATCGACGGATCATCCAATAAATCAAATGGAGAATCGAGTGAGTCAAGCCTACAGTCACAAAATCAGTTGCAAACATCTGAGAACCAACGTGGCAAGGCAGAGACTCACCACAATTTACGCAGCAGGCCGCCCGGTTCCCAGACTTCTGATATTGAAATCATTGTTGAGAATGAGGATGGTGTGATGCAACCACGCTATCACCACAATCACCAAGATGGCACATCAGAACACTGCAGTGGATGTCACATGTTAGGTCAGACTACTAAACATCGAGAAATCGTTACGGATGATCTCTCCGATGACAATGATGAGGAGAGTTGTGGATACAGCCCTCAGCAAGGCCCTCACATCATCTTGATGACCATCCTGTGTATTCCATTTGTGTTTGTGGTTGCGTTAGTTGTGGCAGGGTATCTGGGGGTGTTAACCTGGTACAACATCTTCCTTTATTACTACGATGAGAGAGGATGGATCCACCGCATCGTCATCTGCCCTCTTCTCATCCTGTCCTTTCCACCGGTCATCTTGGTTGCCGCTCTCTGCATCGCTGTGTACTCCTCCTTCAATCAGATCTCGTGGTACATGACCTCCTGGAGGACATCAGTGACCGACTTGGAGAAAGGATTTTACGCATGGTTGTGTTTTCGAATCGGACTCCAAGAATGTGCTCCGTATGAGGTGATAACGTTGGATGATGAGGAAGAAGATGGATTCGGGAGGACAGTGTCTCATGCTGTCAGTGCTATGTGA